The following proteins are co-located in the Silene latifolia isolate original U9 population chromosome 1, ASM4854445v1, whole genome shotgun sequence genome:
- the LOC141599323 gene encoding PWWP domain-containing protein 5, whose protein sequence is MQSTDISTVDVDPTDSKLTGNKENDDVVEVSKTLPENDVVCGVEEEGLEKEEGNDDMEVDFVENTGSMPVLEGFGDVVEKGSVNGEENGVDVGDSRAGMGQSECSDVCGGEDDLESGGKASVARRLFPKAVNEDVVGEKGMSGGIDGSSIVIDGGVVEVNEPSGVIENQAIGDITDARVNDKENIEGNAAEGGDFESKGELQNRDLAGVTDSVGSDKKNIGDNVIEGGSLDIDGELQNQSVMSDPIVGVTPVSEENFSVTKGDGLGEASRGSKSKKKGKFCISDLVWGKVRSHPWWPAQIFDPEDASAQAKKHFRSKSYLVAYFGDQTFAWNEEAKLKPFEPHFSQMTKQSNAEAFRDAVECALEEAASRAEFGLSCPCITDDVYSRLKVQVIENAGIRESTRIRESRERLYAASTFEPLKFLDHVKNLAQLPLVEENDRLEHVVVHAQMSAFYRWKGCYHLAEFGQLIGYVNNEADDPASKTKEDMHQMISDATLTPQEKMEEEDDVKPHKRKKVSGDSGKSTKKVKHLSDSMLKKAKKDVSKQEDDVEETEEKTDKKFISSLVRCKKAKLYSNESKSKENSPQITPSRESKPGLRVGEGILRAALQLSQPSPLLKLDVSSQGETTKSKHSRQTEANPFKKSSPDDILSKVLLLAVDPLEEHSFVSSMIRFLADFRGSVVQDVVFLKNDGESESYDIVDKSKERPSGSGHEEMNEDIVQKESGQETENVLSERGPSDEDIPDESPTALTLKFTDMDSIPTETKLNHIFSSFGPLKESETEVLAKKNCARVVFKRRKDADTAFSSSGKFETFGASLVCYQLNYAPSPRKSSSPDAKRRRKDETLVESIGA, encoded by the coding sequence atgCAATCTACCGATATATCTACTGTTGATGTGGACCCTACCGACAGTAAATTGACTGGTAATAAGGAGAATGATGATGTTGTTGAAGTTAGTAAAACCCTACCCGAGAACGACGTCGTTTGTGGGGTTGAGGAGGAGGGTTTGGAGAAGGAAGAGGGGAATGATGATATGGAGGTTGATTTTGTCGAGAATACCGGTTCAATGCCGGTTTTAGAGGGTTTTGGGGATGTGGTTGAAAAGGGTTCTGTTAATGGGGAGGAGAATGGTGTTGATGTGGGTGATTCGAGGGCGGGTATGGGACAATCTGAGTGTTCTGATGTTTGTGGTGGTGAGGATGATCTGGAGTCTGGGGGTAAGGCGTCTGTTGCGCGACGGTTGTTTCCAAAGGCGGTAAATGAGGATGTAGTTGGTGAGAAGGGAATGTCGGGTGGGATTGACGGGTCATCGATTGTCATTGATGGTGGTGTAGTTGAGGTTAATGAACCATCGGGTGTGATTGAAAATCAGGCTATAGGGGATATAACGGATGCTCGTGTGAATGATAAAGAGAACATTGAAGGTAATGCAGCTGAGGGAGGGGATTTTGAGTCCAAGGGTGAGCTTCAAAACCGGGATTTAGCAGGTGTAACTGATTCTGTTGGGAGTGACAAAAAGAACATTGGAGACAATGTCATTGAAGGAGGATCTTTGGACATTGATGGTGAGCTTCAAAATCAGTCTGTAATGAGTGATCCAATTGTTGGCGTAACTCCGGTGAGTGAAGAAAATTTTTCTGTTACAAAGGGAGACGGTCTTGGTGAGGCAAGTCGTGGGAGTAAGAGCAAAAAGAAGGGTAAATTTTGTATATCCGATTTAGTTTGGGGTAAAGTGAGGAGCCATCCATGGTGGCCAGCTCAAATATTTGATCCAGAGGATGCATCTGCACAGGCTAAGAAACATTTCAGGTCCAAGAGTTATCTGGTAGCGTACTTTGGGGATCAAACTTTTGCTTGGAATGAGGAGGCAAAATTAAAGCCATTTGAACCACATTTCTCTCAGATGACCAAACAGAGTAATGCTGAAGCATTTCGGGATGCCGTGGAGTGTGCTTTGGAGGAGGCTGCAAGCCGCGCTGAATTTGGGCTCTCTTGTCCTTGTATCACTGATGATGTTTATAGTAGACTAAAAGTTCAGGTCATTGAGAATGCTGGAATACGGGAAAGTACACGTATACGAGAAAGTAGAGAGAGATTATATGCTGCATCAACTTTTGAGCCTCTGAAATTTCTTGATCATGTGAAAAATTTGGCACAACTGCCTCTTGTCGAAGAGAATGACCGACTAGAACATGTGGTGGTGCACGCTCAAATGTCAGCATTTTATAGGTGGAAGGGTTGTTATCACTTGGCTGAATTCGGACAATTGATAGGGTATGTGAATAATGAAGCTGATGATCCGGCCAGTAAGACGAAAGAAGATATGCACCAAATGATCAGTGATGCAACTTTAACTCCACAAGAGAAAatggaagaagaagatgatgtcAAACCCCATAAAAGGAAGAAAGTGTCCGGCGACAGTGGTAAATCAACCAAAAAAGTGAAGCACTTATCAGACTCGATGCTTAAGAAAGCCAAAAAGGACGTAAGCAAGCAAGAGGATGATGTTGAGGAGACTGAAGAAAAAACAGACAAGAAATTCATTTCATCTCTTGTGAGATGCAAGAAGGCTAAACTGTACTCTAATGAATCAAAATCAAAGGAAAACAGTCCTCAAATCACACCTTCAAGAGAATCGAAGCCAGGACTGAGAGTTGGAGAGGGCATCCTTAGAGCTGCACTCCAACTAAGTCAGCCATCTCCTTTACTGAAGCTAGACGTGTCATCTCAGGGGGAAACCACCAAAAGCAAACACAGCAGGCAAACTGAAGCTAATCCTTTCAAGAAATCGTCTCCCGATGATATTCTCTCAAAGGTTCTCTTGCTTGCTGTGGATCCTCTGGAAGAACACAGCTTCGTGAGTTCTATGATAAGGTTTCTTGCTGATTTTAGAGGTTCGGTTGTTCAGGACGTTGTCTTTCTGAAGAATGATGGAGAATCTGAAAGCTATGATATTGTTGACAAGTCCAAGGAACGGCCTTCTGGATCTGGGCATGAGGAAATGAATGAAGATATTGTTCAAAAAGAAAGCGGTCAAGAAACCGAAAATGTTTTATCAGAAAGGGGACCATCGGATGAAGATATTCCTGACGAATCACCAACAGCTCTAACACTCAAGTTTACAGACATGGATTCTATTCCCACAGAAACAAAGTTAAATCATATATTCAGTTCCTTTGGTCCTCTTAAGGAATCAGAGACTGAAGTTTTGGCCAAAAAGAACTGTGCTAGGGTGGTCTTCAAGAGACGTAAGGATGCTGATACTGCATTTAGTAGTTCGGGAAAGTTTGAAACCTTTGGCGCATCTCTTGTTTGTTATCAGCTGAATTATGCACCTTCACCACGCAAGTCTTCATCACCTGATgctaagagaagaagaaaagacgaAACACTCGTGGAAAGCATTGGAGCTTGA